GCTGGTGATGGGGCTGGGGCTGTGCGGCGTCCCGTACTCGGGGCCGGACGTCGGGGGCTTCGACGGGGATCCGTCCCCCGAGCTGTATCTGCGGTGGTTCCAGCTGGGCGCGTATCTGCCGCTGTTCCGTACGCACGCGAGTCTGCGGGCGGGGCGCAGGGAGCCGTGGGAGTTCGGTGGCGAGGTGCTGGAGCACGCGCGCGTGGCGCTCGTCGAGCGCCGGCGGCTGCTGCCGTACTTCGTGACGCTGGCGCATCTGGCGCGGCGTACCGGAGCGCCCTATGTGCGGCCGCTGTGGTGGGCGGCGCCGGAGGAGCGGGCGCTGCGTGACTGTGGGGACGCCTTTCTGCTGGGTGACAGCCTGCTGGTGGCGCCGGTGCTGGACCCGGGCACCGACCGGCGTGCCGTGCGGCTGCCGCGGGGGCGCTGGTACGACACCGCGACAGGGCAGGCGTACGAGGGGCCGGGGCAGGTGCTTGTCGCAGCGCCCCTGTCGCGGATCCCGGTGTTCGCACGCGCGGGTGCCGTGCTTCCGGTACGCGGGGAGGACGGCGGGCTGGAGCTGGAGGTGTGGGCGCCCGCCCGGGGGCGGACCGGGGGCGGGCTGGTGGTGCCCGACGGGGGCGAGGGGTGGGACGAACCGGAGATCGAGCGCTACACCGCTCGGTGGATGGGCTCGCGGGTGGTCGTGGAGCGGGAGGGTGAGAACGGCGGCGCGCCGCTCTACCCGGTGCGCGTCCGCGGGGCCGGGGAGCTGTGAGCTCAGATGTACCGGCCCTCGAACCAGGCCCGTACGGCCAGGGTGTGCAGGGGGAAGGCGAGTTCCTCGGCTCGGCGCAGGAGGTGCCAGCCCTCTGTTTCGTCCGTGGCGGCGGAGGAGGGCAGGCCCTCGGCCGGGCGCTCCGGGAGGAGACCGAACAGCAGCAGGTGTCCGTCGGGTGAGCTCATCGCGTCGACCAGCCGTACGTCACGGCCGGCGGCGTCGATGCCCGTCTCCTCCCTGAGTTCGCGTATGACGGCCTGCCGCCAGTCCTCCCGGTCGTCGATGTAGCCGCCGGGCAGGGCGATGCCCCCGCGCGCGGGAGCGATGGTTCGGGTGATGACGACCAGGGCGGTGCCGTTGGTGTCGTACACGGGCTGGAGGGCCACCGCGACCGGGAGCGGGTTGCGGTAGGCCACGGCCCCGCACGCCGGGCAGGTGCGGGGCCAGCCGGTGACGCCCTCTGCGTAGGGCGCGCCGCAGCTCGAACAGTGGGAGTTCGGCGCGGAGTTGGGAGCGGAGTGCTGAGTTTCGGACACGCGGCGGACTGTAGCCGATCACGGAGAGGGCGCCTCGGGCAGGCTGCTCAGTGAGCGCTGCTGAGCGACTTCCTGGACACCGGGAAGTCGAAGTACGTGTCCGGATGGGCTTCGGGCTTGAAGGTGTAGTGCCACCACTCCTCTGCCATGTTCACGAATCCGAGGCCTTCCAGGGTGCTCTTGAGCAGCAACCGGTTGGTGCGCTGTTGGCCCTGGATGCGGGGGCCGAGGGTGTGCGAGAGGGTGTCGAAGCAGTCGAAACCGGTACCCATGTCGATCGAGTTGTCGGGGAACCGCTCGCCCTGGGGAGCGAAGCACGGCGTCAAGGGCTCCCCGGGGTGGTAGGGCCGGGTCGGCTTCGCCGGGAGTCTGACGAGCGTGACGTCCAGGGTCGAACCGCGACTGTGGCCGGATTTCGCCGCGATGTACCCGTCGGCGAAGAGCCGGGTCTTGTCGACGTTCGGGTAGAACTCGCCCTTCATCGCCTCGTCGTCGAGGTCCTCGGCCCAGCGGACGAAGTGGTCCACCGCCCGCTGTGGCCGGTAGCAGTCGTACACCTTGAGCGAGTAGCCCTGGCGCAGGAGCTTTTGCTGGGCCTTGTGGAGGGCTTCGGCGGCGGGGCGGCTGAGGATGCAGAGGGGCTGCCTGTAGCCGTCGATGCGCTCGCCCACGAAGTTGTGCGGGGTGACGTAGCGCATCTCCTGGATGATCGTCGGGTCCACGCTTCTCAGCGCCACGAAGTCCTTCGGCGCCTTGGGATCGGTTCCGGCCCGGGCGGTCGCGGTGGGGGCGGTCGATGCCAGCAAGGCGGCGAACGCGGTGATCAGGGCACGTGCCACGGTGGTGAATCGCGTCATGCCCCTGCGTCTACCAGGAGTGGGGGCACCGTGGAAAGGGATCGGATGCGGCGCGGCGACCGCCCGCCGGTTTTCGGTCTCGTGGACTGCCGATCTCCGACCGGCCGTGCCACACTCCTGACGTTCCGTCAGATCCCGTCTGCGGGGAGGGTGCTGTGGCGCGTGCACGAACACCTGTGGTGGCAGGGTGGTTCACCGGGGAGGGCGATGATTTCCGGCTGCTCGGCACGCGCTGTTCGGCGTGCGCCTCGGTCTTCTTCCCTCGGGAGGACCATCACTGCCGCAACCCCGATTGTGGGGGCGGCGAGTTGGCGCCGGTCCCGCTGTCGCGGCGGGGGCGCGTCTGGTCGTTCACGGACAGCCGATATCGGCCACCGTCACCCTACGTGACCGATCCGGAACTTTCGTGGGAGCCGTGCGCGTTCATCGCTGTGGAGCTGGAGCCCGAGCGGATGGTGGTGCTGGGACAGGCGGCTCCCGGGATCACCGTCGCCGAACTGGCGGTGGGCCTGGAGGTGGAGGTCGTGCCCGGTGTGCTCCACGAGGACGCGGAGACGACCTGGACGACGTGGCACTGGCGGCCGACGGGGGTGACGGCATGACGGAAGAAGTGGCGGTGCTCGGCGCGGGCATGCACCCGTGGGGCAAGTGGGGGCGCAACTTCACGGAGTACGGCGTCGCAGCGGCCCGCGCGGCGCTCATCGACGCCGGGCTGGAATGGCGGGACATCGGCGCGATCATCGGCGCGGACACGGTGCGGGGCGGCTATCCCGGGTATGTCGCCGGGGCGACGTTCGCGAAAGCACTGGGTTGGCAGGGGGCCCGGGTCACCAGCGTGTACGCGGCGTGTGCGTCCGGGGCGCAGGCCATCGAGGCCGCACGGGCCCAGATCCTCGCCGGGCTCGCCGATGTGGTGCTCGTGGTGGGGGCGGATGCCGCTCCCAAGGGGTTCTTCCGCCCTGCGGGCGGGGACAGGCCGGACGATCCCGACTGGCTCAGGTTCCGCATCCTCGGGGCGACCAACCCCGTGTACTTCGGGCTCTACGCCCGCAGACGCATGGCGTTGCACGGCGACACACCGGACGACTTCGCACAGGTGAAGGTGAAGAATTCGGCGATGGGCGCGCTGAACCCCTTCGCGCGCTACCGCGGACGCGTCACCGCCGAGGAGGTCGCCGGCTCCGCCGTCGTCGCCGACCCGCTGCGGCTGCTCGACATCTGCGCGACCTCCGACGGCGGCGCGGCGGTGGTGCTCTCGAGCATGGAGTTCGCGCGTGGCCACGGGCAGGCGGAGCCGGTGCGGATCCGGGCCGTGTCCACAGTGACACCGCGTTATCCGAACACCGTGCTGGACCTGCCGGAGATCGCCACGGACTCCGCGGTGGCCGTGGATCCGCCCGAGGAGACGTTCCGGAGATCGATCACTCGCACGGCCTACGAAGAGGCGGGTATCGGGCCGGAGGACTTGTCGCTGGCCGAGGTCTACGACCTGTCCACCGCCCTTGAGTTGCAGTGGTACGAGGACTTGGGGCTGTGCGGTGAGGGCGAGGGTGTGAAGCTGTTGCGCGACGGGGCGACGGCCCTGGGTGGTCGCATACCGGTGAACGTCAGCGGTGGACTGGCCTCCTTCGGCGAGGCCGTTCCGGCGCAGGCGATAGCCCAGGTCTGCGAACTATCGTGGCAGTTGAGGGGCGAGGCGGGTGACCGGCAGGTCGTGGGAGCGAGGGTGGGGATCACCGCGAACCAGGGGCTGTTCGGGCACGGATCAGCGGTGATCGCGGTGCGGTGAGCCACAGCGGCTGGACCGGCGCCTCGGCTGGTGCTGGAACTGGTGCCGGTCGTACCGCCACATCAGGCCGGGCCCGGAGCCATACGCTGTGTGATCGCGCCGGAATCCTGCGTGAACGTCTCATGAACTGCGCTTGGGCGTGCGCCGGTGGCGTCAATCATGCTCCCGTGCACTCCTGGACGGACACTCTCCGCTTCGCCTTTCAGCCGGTGGTCAATCTGACGACCGGCGCGGTCGCGGGGCTGGAGATACTCGCCCGCCCGGAGACCGGCGACATCCTCGCCGAGGCCCGCCGGGATCCTGAGCTCGACGGTCGCCTGGCGGTGTCGGCGCTCCGCGCGGCGGTACGCAAGCAGACCCTGCTTCCGCTGTTCGTCAACGTGTTCGCCGGGACCCTAGCGGACCTCGGCGGGCTCCCGGCACTGCACGACGGCGTGCGCGAGGCGGGCCGGCTTCCGTGGGAGGTGACGATCGACGTCTGTCCGCCGTACACGCATGTGCCGCAGCCGGCTCTGCTGGACGCGGTGGCCTCGCTTCGCGGGCAGGGCTTCCGGATCTGCGCGGACGGTGTCGGGGACGGGGATGTGCCCCTGCGGCTGCTCTCCGACCTCTCGCCCGGCCTGGTGAAGCTGGACGCGTCGCTGCTGGCCCGGCCGGCGGTGATGCGGTCGATGCGGACGCTGTGCGACGAGCTGGGGGCGCTCCTGGCCGTCGAGGGCGTGGAGACCGAAGGGCAGTGCGCGGCGGCGTTCGCGGGCGGGGCGCAGCTGGCCCAGGGCGATCTGTTCGCGCCGCCGGCGCGCCTGCCCGCCGCCCACGTCTACGTCCCGCCCCGCTCCCCCGTCGAGGTGGCCGCACCGCGGACCGGGCCGTCGGTGCGGGAGTTCGTCCGGCCCGCCGCTCTGCTGCCGGCCACCGCCTCTGCCGGCCGGGTGCGAGCCCTGCTGACAGGGTCGCCGGACGTGTCCGGGGTGTTGCTCGTGGACCCCACGGGCGTGCCGGTCCGGTCGGTGCACCGCTCACGCTTCCTGCTGTCGATGTCGGGGCGCTACGGGCACGCCCTGTACGCCGACCGGCCTGCGGCCAAGCTCGGGGACCCGCCACGGACGGTGGGCGTCGACGCCACGGCGTGGGAAGTGCTGGAGGTGGTCGCGGTCGGCGGACGGGGCCGCACCTCGGACGACGTGACCGTGGTGGACGAGTGCGGGCGGTGCGTGGGGGTCGTGCGGCTCGCGGACCTCGTGCGGGCGCTGGCCGAGACACGGGTGGAGGAGGCGGCAGGGCTGAATCCTCTGACGCGTCTGCCCGGCTCGGACGCGATCACCGCCGAGGTGGACCGGCGGGTCGCCGCGGGGCGGACGTTCGCGTTGAGCTGGCTGGACGTCGACCACTTCAAGCAGGTCAACGACGGGGCCGGGTTCGCTTGCGGCGACGATCTGATCCGGGCGGTGGGCCGGGCGCTGCAACAGGCCGCGACGGACGGCGCCCGCGTCGGGCACATCGGCGGGGACGACTTCCTGGTGCTCGCCGATCCGGACGGTCTTGGTCCGCTGGCCGCCTCGGTGCTGGACGCTTCCTGGTCGGCGGGGGGCCGGCCGGTCACGCTGTCGCTCGCGACGCTGGTGTGCACGCCGGGCAGCGTGAGCGACCACCGGCAGGCCGCGGCCTGCCTGGCTCCGTTGAAGAAGGCGGCGAAGGCGCTGCACGGGGCGAGTTGGGTGGTGGGCCGGGCGGGGATGCCGGGCCACGAAACCCGCCGGGGCTCGCAACCGGCACCGACACCGGCGCCAGCGGGGTGCGGGGTGGCGGTCGAGAGGGACGCGCAGGGCGTCTGAGACGCGTGGGAAACGGCTGAGCCGCGGTGACGCGACCGGGCTCGGGGCGCGCGCCGGCTTCCTGGCGTCGGGATCCACTCCGCCGGCGGGTTTCTGGCCGTCGGGCTCCTCTTCGGCGGGATCCAGGCCGGTGGGTTCCTGGTCGGCAGCGCACGCGGGGGTCGCGGCGCTGTCGGGGTCGTGCCCGGACGCGGCCGGCAGCGGCCCGCCGGGGCCCTTCCGTGGTGGCCATGGCCCCGCCGGACTCCTGCGGTTGAGAAACCGCAAGGTCAGGTGAATCCTGGACACTAGCAAGCGAGGAGTCAGGTGCGGCCGGACTTTCGCCCCCAGGCGGAGCCCGGCGGAGGCCGGACACCATCAGCCAAGCCTCGCGCGGCTCACCAAGGCCCGCGCGGGTCCGGAACAGATCTGAACAACGACCCGACCGGGCGCGCCATGGCCGAGCAACCGGCCCTTCGGTCCAGCGCGAGCCCGGCGGCCGTCGAAGGCCGTGGACCGTTGCGGTCGGCGACCTTGACGCTCTTTGGGTGCCGGTGAACACTTCCGGTGTCAGTCGACATCGCCGTACATAGGCGGCGTATTCCGGCACTGCGGCGCGTGGATGCGCCTGCGCCAAGGCCCATTTCCCACGGGCGATTCGGCTGCGACGGCACGCTCGTCACGGATGCCGGGCGGGGCGCGGGATCTCCCCGCCTTCGGCTGAAGTAGCCACGGGTAACGCACCCTGCAGGTGAGAACCGGGGCCGGTCGTCCCGGGCCAGGGCTGAGGAGCCGCCATGAGTAACGGAGACATTTTCGTCGGCGAGATGATCGGCACGGCGATTCTGATCCTGTTCGGTGCGGGCGTCTGCGCCGCCGTCACCCTTCGGTTCTCGAAGGCCAGGGCTTCAGGCTGGATCGTCATCGCGTTCGGCTGGGGATTCGGTGTCCTGGCCGGCGCGTACACCGCCGCCCCGCTGTCGGGCGGGCACATCAACCCCGCCGTCACCCTCGGCCTGGCCGTCGACACAGGCGTGTGGGACAAGGTCTGGATCTACCTGCTCGGGCAGATCGTGGGGGCGATGCTGGGCGCCGTCCTTGCGTACCTGCTCTACTTCGCCCAGTTCCAGGCCAACGTGCGGAAGACGGGCACCACGGAAGGCACAGCGGACGAGCCGGTGCCGACGCTCGGCATCTTCGCCACCATCCCTGAGATCAGGAACCCGGTCGCCAACCTGATGACGGAGATCCTCGCGACCATCGCCCTGGTACTGCCCATCCTTGCCCTGGTCGGCGACAACAGGGTCGTCCAGGGCGTCGGCATCGGTCCGATCCCGGGCGAGGGAGCCGGTATCTACGGTTCCGGCATCTCGATCTTGTTGGTGTCCCTGCTGGTCGTAGGGATCGGTCTCTCCCTCGGTGGGCCCACGGGTTACGCGATCAACCCAGCGCGTGACCTCGGTCCGCGCATCGTGCACCAGTTCCTTCCGATCCCCAACAAGGGAGCATCCGACTGGGGGTACGCGTGGGTCCCGGTGGTGGGACCTGTTGTCGGCGGAATCCTCGGGGCTCTCATCTACAACGCAGCCTTCTGACCAGCCGAAGGGGTAGCCATGACGGACAACTCCGCGAAGTACGTCGCAGCCATCGACCAGGGCACCACGTCGAGCCGCTGCATCGTCTTCAACCAGGACGGCGCGATCGTCGCCGTGGACCAGCGTGAGCACCGCCAGATCTTCCCGAAACCCGGCTGGGTGGAGCACGACGCCACCGAGATCTGGTCCAAGGTGCAGGCGGTGGTGGCGGGGGCGATCGCGAAGGCCGGTCTGAGGGCCGACCAGCTGAGCGCGATGGGGATCACCAACCAGCGCGAGACGACCCTCCTGTGGGACCGGGCCACGGGCAAGCCGGTGCACAACGCCATCGTCTGGCAGGACACGCGGACGGCGGCACTGTGCAATCAGCTGGGCGGCTCGGACGGGCAGAACCGCTTCCGTGAGCAGACGGGCCTGCCACTGGCCACCTACTTCTCCGGGCCCAAGGCGGCCTGGCTGCTCGACAACGTGCCCGACCTCCGGGCGCGTGCCGAGCGCGGTGAGATCGCCTTCGGCACGATGGACTCCTGGCTGATCTGGAACCTCACCGGCGGCACGGACGGCGGGCAGCACGTCACCGACGTGACCAACGCCGGACGCACCATGCTGATGAACCTGGAGACCCTCCAGTGGGACTCCTCGATCCTCTCGGCGATGAACATCCCCGAGGCCATGCTGCCCGAGATCCGCTCCTCGGCCGAGGTGTACGGCACCGCCGTCGGCCAGCTCGCCGGTGTGCCGGTGGCCTCGGCGCTGGGCGACCAGCAGGCGGCCGTGTTCGGGCAGGCCTGCTACGACGTGGGCACGGCGAAGAACACCTACGGCACGGGAAGCTTCCTGCTGCTCAACACGGGCAACCGCCCGGTGGCGTCGAAGAGCGGCCTGTTGACGACGATGGGGTACAAGATCGGCAGTGAGGCGCCGGTGTACTGCCTGGAGGGGTCGATCGCCATTACGGGCGCGCTGGTGCAGTGGTTCCGCGACCAGCTGGGCATCATCCGTACCGCCGACGAGATCGAGCCCCTGGCGGCGAGTGTGGAGGACAACGGCGGCGCGTACATCGTGCCGGCGTTCTCGGGTCTGTTCGCGCCCTACTGGCGCTCCGACGCGCGCGGCGTGGTCACCGGCCTGACCCGGTACGTCACCAAGGCGCACCTCGCGCGCGCGGTGCTGGAGGCGACGAGCTGGCAGACGCGCGAGGTCGTGGACGCGATGTACCAGGACTCCGGGGTGCACATCACCACCCTCAAGGTCGACGGCGGCATGACGAAGAACAACCTGCTCATGCAGCACCAGGCGGACGTGCTCGACGTGCCGGTGGTGCGGCCCAAGGTCTCCGAGACGACCTGTCTGGGCGCCGCGTACGCGGCCGGTCTGGCCACCGGTGTGTGGAACGACCTCGACGAGCTCAAGGCGCACTGGCAGAAGGACGTCGAGTGGACGCCGGACATGGAGGCGTCGGTGCGGGACCGCGAGTACCACAACTGGCGCAAGGCCGTGGAGAAGAGCTTCGGCTGGGAGGAGGACGGCGACAGCTGACCACGCGCGCGTGGAGCGTCGCTTCGCCGGCGGCCCGTTCCCCGGTCGGCGGGGGTACGGGCCGCCTACGCCGAGGCGGTGTCAGCCGGTCACGGCCTCGCGGCGATCGGCCGCGTACGCCATGGCGTGCTGGACGACGCCGACGAGTGCGTCCTTGACCGACTCGCGGTCGCGGGCGTCGCACATCATGAGCGGCACGCCCTCGTCGAGGTCGAGGGCCTGGCGGACGTCCTCGATCGGGTAACGGGGAGCGCCCTCGAAGCAGTTGATGCCGACGAGGAAGGGGATCGAGCGCCGTTCGAAGTAGTCGATGGCCGCGAAGCAGTCCTCCAGGCGACGGGTGTCGGCGAGGACGACTGCACCGAGCGCGCCCTCGGAGAGCTCGTCCCACATGAACCAGAACCGCTCCTGGCCGGGCGTGCCGAAGAGGTACAGCACGAGGTCCTCGCGGAGGGTGATGCGGCCGAAGTCCATGGCCACGGTCGTGGTGTGCTTGCCTTCCACGCCGCTGGTGTCGTCGACCGGGCGCCCGGCCTCGGTGAGCCGTTCCTCGGTGCGCAGCGGCCTGATCTCGCTGACCGCGCCGACGAGCGTGGTCTTGCCCACGCCGAAGCCGCCGGCCACGAGGATCTTGAGCGTGACGGGCTCGACCGGAGGCTTGCCGCGCTCAGAACGCCCGAAGATCATCGGTCTCTTCTCCTGCTTGATGGGGGTCGGGCGACGGCGGGTCATAGCCTCCGCCGCCTGGGGTTTCGATGACGAGTACGTCAAGCAGCAGGGTGCGGACGTCCCCGACCGCGGCGTCGGCGTGGCGTGCGGGGCTGTCCGAGGGCAGCTTGTGGGTGAGCAGCCGGCCGTCCGGGCGCCGGGCGATCACGTCGGTGGAGGTGTCGTCCCGGTCCACCCGCACCTGCCGGCCAGTCACGTCAGACCTCGCTTCCGCACTGCTCACAGCGCCCGGAGGCCGTTGATCACGTCGCGCAGAATACTCTCGTCCGGCAGTTCGGCAGGGGGTACGGGCCGGTTCACGTGCACGAATTCCGCGTCCACGAGATCTCCGACAAGGACCCGTACCACCCCGATCGGCAGGTCGAGTTCCGCTGCGAGTTCGGCGACCGACTGCGGGATGTCGCGGCACAGTTCGACGATGTCCACATGCTCGGGGGAGAGCATGTGGTCCGCTTCCGGATCGTCCGCGTGCGGCTCCGCGACCACGACCGCGATCAGGTCCAGGCGGTGCTGGCCCTGGCTGCTGGTGCGGCCGCGGGTCATGGCGTACGGACGGACGACCGGTCCGGCCTCGTCGTCGAACCAGTGGCTTCTTCCCTGACCGTCAGCGCTCATGTCATCCCACTACCCGCCTGCGGGCAGATCGGTGCGCGGAGCGGCAGCCAGATGCACGCCCACCCGCTTCACGAGGAGCGTCATCTCGTAAGCGACCTGACCGACGTCCGAGTCGGCGTCCGAGAGGACGGCCAGGCAGCTGCCGTCGCCGGCGGCCGTCACGAACAGGAAGGCGTCATCGAGCTCGACGACCGTCTGGCGGACGTTGCCGGCCTCGAAATGGCGCCCCACGCCCTTGGCGAGGCTGTGGAACCCGGAGGCGACGGCGGCCAGGTGCTCGCTGTCCTCCCTGGTCAGGTCCTTGGACACGCCCGTCGGCAAACCGTCGCCGGAGAGCACGAGGGCCTTGCGAATGCTCGCGACACGGTCCACCAGGTCGTCGAGGAGCCAGTTCAGCTCGCCCGTGTTGGTGGTGTGGCCGGTCGCCTTCGGTGCGGTCATCGACCGTCCCCCTCTGTCGTTCCTTGTGGTGCTGCGCCGCTGTGGGCGGCATCGCCCGCGGCGTTCTCCTCGCGGCCGCGCTGCCAGCCACGCTGGAGCGATGCCATGCGGCTGCGTACTTCATCGGCGTCGCGTTCGACGGGCTCGGCCCTGTCGTCGGTACGCGGCTCCGAGCTCCGCTTCAGCTGCGGGGCCAGGTTGGCCTGCCGGACGCGCCGGGGCAGCGGCGCGGTGCCGGAGCCCGTCTCTTGGCGCGAGGGCTCGCCGGTGATCTCCGACGTGGAGCCGGAGCCGTGGTCGGGCCCGCCCGGGCCGCTCGCTGCGACCTCCGCGCGGCGGGTCCGCATCGGGAGGGTGGACGGCTCCGGCCGGTCGCCGACGGCACTGCCGGGCGGGGCCGGGGATTCGGTGCGGTCCTCGTCGCGGCCGGTCGTGCCGATGCCACGGCGGGCGGAGTCCGTCCCGCGACGTCGCGCCGGCAGCGGCGGCGGTGCGTCCGGGAGGGCGTCGCCCCGCAGGCTGCCGGTCGAGGAGCTCTCGCCGCGGCGCCGGGCCGGAAGGGCGGACGCGGGCTCGGGTCCCGGCCGGTCGGCGGCCCGGCCGCCCGCGGGCTCCTCGCCCCGGCGGCGTTGCGGGAGCGCGGCGGTGGGACCGGGCTCCGTTCGGCCGGTGCCCGTGGTGGTCTCCTCGTCCGTCTTCCCCCGCCGGGGGCGCTGTTCGGTGACGGGGCGCCCGTGCGAGCTGACCAGCTTGGGGGTGTGGCGGCGGGGCAGCGAGACCGGAGCACCCAGCTCGTCGTCGCTGTCTGCCCGGTCCCCCTCGCTGCGGGCGTCGGTGGTCTGCCGACGCGGATCGGTGCGACGGCCCGCCGTCTCGTCCGGGGCGCGGGTGAGGGAGTGGCGGGGGCGGAACAGGCCGCCGTGCTCACTGTCCTCGTCCTGGATGGCGCCGGGGAAGTCTTCGATGGCGTCCAGGTCGACGGGGGCCTCCAGCTCGACCGGACCGTCCAGCAGTGAGGCGGGCAGACCGGGGCGCTGCGCGGGTGCCTGGGACAGCGCGGCGCGGCGGCTGCCCTGCGGCTCGCTCTCCGGGGCCAGCTGGGGACGGTCGAGCCGGAACCCGAGGCCGTTGGTGTCCGGGACGTCGTCGGTCAGCAGCGCGTCGGGGATGAAGACCACAGCGGTCGTGCCGCCGTACGGGGAGGGCTGCAGGGAGACGCGGACGTTCTGGCGCTGGGCGAGTCGGCTGACCACGAACAGGCCGAGCCGGTCGGTGTCGGAGAGCTCGAACTCCGGCGTCTCGGCGAGCCGGAGGTTGGCGTCCAGCAGCGCTTCGGCGGCCATGCCGAGGCCGCGGTCGTGGATTTCCAGGGTGAAGCCGTTGGCGACGCGCTCGCCGAGGACCTGCACGGCGGTGTGCGGCGGCGAGAAGACCGTGGCGTTCTCCAGGAGTTCGGCCACGAGATGCGTGAGGTCGGCGACGGCCGGGCCGGTGACGGCGATCCGCGGGAGGCGGCGGACCTCGATGCGCTCGTAGTCCTCGACCTCGGCGACGGCGGCGCGTACGACGTCCATGAGCTGGACGGGCTTGCGCCACTGACGGGAGGGTGCGGCGCCGGAGAGGATCACCAGGCCCTCGGCGTGCCGGCGCATGCGGGTGGTCAGGTGGTCGAGGCGGAACAGGTCGGCGAGTTCCTCGGTGTCCTCGGTCCGGCGCTCCATGGCGTCGAGGAGGGTGAGCTGCTTGTGGAGCAGGACCTGGCTGCGGCGCGCGAGGTTGACGAACACCTCGGAGACGCCTGCGCGCAGCTCGGCCTGCTTGACGGCGGCCTCGACGGCGGCGCGCTGCAGAGTGTTGAGGGCCTGGCCGACCTCGCCCATCTCGTTCTTGTCGTACTCGAGGCGCGGGACCTCGGTCTCGACGTCGACCTGCTCGCCCGCGGAGAGGCGGCGCATGACGCTGGGCAGGCGCACCCCGGAAGCCTCGTGGGCGTCCAGACGCAGCTGCCGCAGATCGCGGATGAGGGTGCGGCCGACGCGTACGGACAGGAAGAGGGAGACCAGGAGCGCGATCAGACCGAGTGCGCCGGCGATGACCGCCTTGGCGATGACGCCGACGGCGACGGGGTGGACGCGGTCCTGGTAGCGGTCATTGGCCTGGTCGTTCAGGGTGCCGAGCTCGTCGAGCACGTTGCCGGCGGCGCTGTCCCAGCTCTTGGCGGAGACGCCGCGGGGGGTTCCGGCCCCGGAGGAGACGGCGGCTTCCTCGGCCACGCGCAGGGGAGCGGAGGAGGCGTTCTTCCAGAAGCTCTGGTAGCGGTCACGTTCGGCCACGGGCAGCAGCGGCAGGTTGACGTCGTACATCAGGGTGCGCTGGGCCACGAGGTCGGAGATGTCCCGCTCTTCGGAGTGGGAGATCCTGCCGACGATCAGCGCGGAGCCGAGGAGGGCGTCCTCGCGGGAGAGCAGTTCGCGGGCACGGGCGAGATTGACCAGCGCGCGGTACTGCTTGTCCAGTTCGACGTTGTCGACCACGTGCAGGTTGGCCAGGAGGACGTAGCAGGGGTCGACGAGCCGGTTGTAAAGGTCGAGGGCCTGGGTGCGGTTGACGGTGCCGTCCTCGACGCTGCGGCGCAGCGACTCGATGCCGTCGAAGGCGTCCAGGACCGCGGTCAGCCGCTCGTCGGTGTCCGCGCCCATCGCGTCGCGCACGTCCGGGTTCCGGGCGTTCTCGCGGATGCTGCCGACGGCTTCGTCGGTGGCGGTCCGGCTGCGCCGGAGCGCGGCGAGCCCGTCGGAGGCGCGGGGATCGGCGAGGTAGACGAGGGTCTGGCGGCGTTCCTCCTGGAGGACCCGAACGGTGTCCTCGATGGGGTAGCCGATCTTCTCCACCACGGACGACACGTTGAACAGGTCGCCCGCCTCACGTCCCGTGAGCACCGTGGCGAAAGCCCAGATCGCGGTCAGGGACACCAGCGGCACGAGAAGCAGCGCCACGATCTTCCGGCGGATGGACTTCCCGCGAAAGCGCATGGCCTCCCCCAGCTCGGGCCCCCGGCTACCCGGGGTACACATGTGCGTCAACAAACGGCGCGAGCCTACTACCGACCCACAGGGAACTCGAAGACCGGTCCGGAACCTGAACTTCCGCGCCAGCCACGAGGCATGGCGAGTTGTCCGGGCATTGCGGGAGTTGTCTCCCCGAAACCGGTGGTCGCGGCGTGACT
This is a stretch of genomic DNA from Streptomyces hawaiiensis. It encodes these proteins:
- the glpK gene encoding glycerol kinase GlpK, coding for MTDNSAKYVAAIDQGTTSSRCIVFNQDGAIVAVDQREHRQIFPKPGWVEHDATEIWSKVQAVVAGAIAKAGLRADQLSAMGITNQRETTLLWDRATGKPVHNAIVWQDTRTAALCNQLGGSDGQNRFREQTGLPLATYFSGPKAAWLLDNVPDLRARAERGEIAFGTMDSWLIWNLTGGTDGGQHVTDVTNAGRTMLMNLETLQWDSSILSAMNIPEAMLPEIRSSAEVYGTAVGQLAGVPVASALGDQQAAVFGQACYDVGTAKNTYGTGSFLLLNTGNRPVASKSGLLTTMGYKIGSEAPVYCLEGSIAITGALVQWFRDQLGIIRTADEIEPLAASVEDNGGAYIVPAFSGLFAPYWRSDARGVVTGLTRYVTKAHLARAVLEATSWQTREVVDAMYQDSGVHITTLKVDGGMTKNNLLMQHQADVLDVPVVRPKVSETTCLGAAYAAGLATGVWNDLDELKAHWQKDVEWTPDMEASVRDREYHNWRKAVEKSFGWEEDGDS
- a CDS encoding GTP-binding protein; the encoded protein is MIFGRSERGKPPVEPVTLKILVAGGFGVGKTTLVGAVSEIRPLRTEERLTEAGRPVDDTSGVEGKHTTTVAMDFGRITLREDLVLYLFGTPGQERFWFMWDELSEGALGAVVLADTRRLEDCFAAIDYFERRSIPFLVGINCFEGAPRYPIEDVRQALDLDEGVPLMMCDARDRESVKDALVGVVQHAMAYAADRREAVTG
- a CDS encoding DUF742 domain-containing protein, producing the protein MSADGQGRSHWFDDEAGPVVRPYAMTRGRTSSQGQHRLDLIAVVVAEPHADDPEADHMLSPEHVDIVELCRDIPQSVAELAAELDLPIGVVRVLVGDLVDAEFVHVNRPVPPAELPDESILRDVINGLRAL
- a CDS encoding roadblock/LC7 domain-containing protein, encoding MTAPKATGHTTNTGELNWLLDDLVDRVASIRKALVLSGDGLPTGVSKDLTREDSEHLAAVASGFHSLAKGVGRHFEAGNVRQTVVELDDAFLFVTAAGDGSCLAVLSDADSDVGQVAYEMTLLVKRVGVHLAAAPRTDLPAGG